One segment of Acidianus sp. HS-5 DNA contains the following:
- a CDS encoding TATA-box-binding protein, whose product MISIENIVATVTLDQQLDLYAMERSVPNVEYDPDQFPGLIFRLESPKVTSLIFKSGKMVVTGAKSTEELIKAVKRIIKTLKKYGIKITGKPKIQIQNIVASANMHVHVNLDKAAFLLENNMYEPEQFPGLIFRMDDPRVVLLIFSSGKMVITGAKREEEVYKAVKKIFDKLNELDCIKPIEEEEELEI is encoded by the coding sequence ATTATAAGCATAGAAAATATTGTAGCTACGGTTACTCTAGATCAACAACTAGATTTATACGCAATGGAAAGAAGTGTACCTAATGTTGAATATGATCCAGATCAGTTCCCAGGATTAATATTTAGACTTGAAAGCCCCAAGGTTACTTCTCTCATATTTAAATCTGGTAAGATGGTAGTGACTGGAGCAAAGAGCACTGAAGAGTTGATAAAAGCTGTAAAAAGGATAATAAAGACTTTGAAGAAATATGGAATAAAAATAACCGGAAAACCGAAAATACAGATACAAAACATTGTAGCTTCAGCTAACATGCACGTTCATGTTAATTTAGATAAAGCTGCGTTCTTACTTGAGAATAACATGTATGAACCAGAGCAATTCCCAGGATTAATATTCAGAATGGATGACCCAAGAGTAGTACTTCTGATTTTTAGTAGTGGAAAGATGGTAATAACTGGAGCAAAGAGAGAAGAAGAAGTATACAAAGCAGTAAAGAAAATATTCGATAAATTAAATGAGTTAGACTGTATAAAGCCCATAGAAGAGGAAGAAGAATTAGAAATATAA
- a CDS encoding tRNA (guanine(26)-N(2))-dimethyltransferase: protein MRLMEIEEGKARILVPDPKEYEKNGKFDPSWAPVFYNPKMIFNRDISVIAVSAISPKYIIDALSASGIRGIRYYLESNSTIDEIIFNDKSKISVDLISKNVERNGVKVAKVTNRDANSLLYEVIADYVDIDPFGSPSPFILSSINAVKNGGYVAYTATDLAPLEGSAKKSCKRKYDVNNSKLSFSKEVGIRVLISKIVREAAILEKAVEPLLAFYNDYYYRVILKVNRGAKRADESLEKLGYFYECDKCGFSGSSKDLIEKCPRCGSKLKISGPVWLGKTNDSEFINKMISSLQKFSYVKNFEAISILLNKISQEIKYPPGYYNLEFISSKYKINVPSREKEIECLGEASPTHFSPKGIKTSKNFDDVLECIKALSNKV from the coding sequence ATGAGATTAATGGAGATTGAAGAAGGAAAAGCTAGGATACTTGTGCCTGATCCAAAGGAATATGAAAAGAATGGTAAATTCGATCCTTCTTGGGCTCCAGTATTTTACAATCCTAAGATGATATTTAATAGAGACATAAGTGTTATAGCAGTATCCGCAATATCACCTAAGTATATTATTGATGCTTTATCTGCATCGGGCATCAGAGGTATAAGATATTATTTAGAATCCAATTCTACAATAGATGAAATAATATTTAACGATAAGAGTAAAATTTCCGTAGATTTAATAAGCAAGAACGTAGAAAGAAACGGAGTAAAAGTTGCTAAAGTGACTAATAGAGACGCAAATTCCTTATTATATGAAGTCATAGCAGACTATGTAGATATAGATCCGTTCGGCTCTCCTTCACCTTTTATCTTATCTTCAATCAATGCAGTAAAAAACGGCGGATATGTAGCGTACACAGCTACAGATTTAGCACCTTTAGAAGGTAGTGCAAAAAAATCCTGTAAAAGAAAATACGATGTAAATAATTCCAAGCTAAGTTTTTCCAAAGAAGTAGGTATAAGAGTTTTAATCTCTAAGATAGTTAGAGAAGCTGCAATTCTAGAAAAAGCAGTAGAGCCGTTATTAGCTTTTTATAATGATTACTATTACAGAGTAATATTAAAGGTAAATAGAGGAGCTAAGAGAGCTGACGAGAGTTTAGAAAAATTAGGATACTTCTATGAATGCGATAAATGTGGTTTTTCTGGATCTTCAAAAGATTTGATAGAAAAATGTCCTAGATGCGGCAGTAAGCTTAAAATTTCTGGACCAGTATGGCTAGGTAAAACAAATGACAGTGAGTTCATAAATAAAATGATTAGTTCTCTGCAAAAATTTTCCTATGTAAAAAATTTTGAGGCAATTTCTATACTCCTAAATAAAATTTCTCAAGAAATTAAATACCCACCTGGATACTATAACTTGGAATTTATATCTTCAAAATATAAAATAAATGTGCCATCAAGAGAAAAGGAGATAGAGTGCTTAGGAGAAGCTTCACCAACTCATTTCAGTCCAAAAGGAATAAAGACTTCTAAAAACTTTGATGATGTGCTAGAATGTATAAAAGCCTTATCCAACAAGGTATAG
- a CDS encoding Gar1/Naf1 family protein, whose product MRKVRIIELGHFYRYTLKNKWLIKIENKDTNFTKIDPIGFVTLDENKQRVGKILDIIGNVNSPYALVEPFPHYNPPKEVYLELVEKARKK is encoded by the coding sequence ATGAGAAAAGTAAGAATTATTGAACTTGGACATTTTTATAGGTACACTTTGAAAAATAAGTGGCTCATTAAAATTGAAAATAAAGATACTAATTTTACGAAAATTGATCCTATAGGCTTTGTGACACTTGATGAAAATAAACAGAGAGTAGGTAAAATTTTAGATATTATAGGCAATGTTAATTCGCCTTATGCATTAGTAGAGCCTTTCCCTCATTATAATCCACCAAAGGAAGTTTACTTAGAGTTAGTAGAAAAGGCGAGGAAAAAATGA
- a CDS encoding 30S ribosomal protein S30e — MPSHGSLTKAGKVRNQTPKIQPKEKSKEVPRVRNKKEFEKRVLKSSKGTSKEKNT; from the coding sequence ATGCCATCCCACGGTTCGTTAACGAAGGCTGGAAAAGTTAGAAATCAAACTCCAAAGATCCAGCCGAAAGAAAAGAGCAAAGAAGTACCTAGAGTTAGGAATAAGAAAGAATTCGAGAAGAGAGTATTAAAGTCGTCTAAGGGAACTTCTAAGGAGAAAAATACATAA
- a CDS encoding DUF373 family protein has protein sequence MAKTIIIYIDIDDDLSLAGIQSPVIGEASVKEAIDKASEIMADDSDFNSMIVAYNIYRKMKKEGQDVEIVFFAGSQKGGLDAQRKISSQLDEIIKELNPQDGIIVYDSPEDAKALPIIQSRLKISGVQRVIVEQHRGVEETYILLGKYLRKILNEPRYSRIFLGVPGGILFAVGILEVLGLISYIVPVITILIGSAMIIRGFSLDDMMEKWWENSTIMVIAALLSSISFAISLINGYFTFISIKGNSIYVVSTVISSMLPYITFSVLILLGAKALSSALDKSIKLFHEIIKISAIIISYYIITDVLKNLEEGIYIIQFQSFYTLTISSMILIFAYILLNLMEKYKFNSA, from the coding sequence ATGGCAAAGACAATAATAATATATATTGATATAGATGACGATTTAAGCTTAGCAGGTATTCAATCTCCAGTGATAGGAGAGGCTAGCGTTAAAGAAGCTATAGATAAAGCATCGGAAATTATGGCAGACGATTCGGACTTTAATTCAATGATAGTTGCCTATAATATATACAGGAAGATGAAAAAAGAAGGACAAGACGTCGAAATAGTATTTTTTGCAGGCTCTCAGAAAGGAGGATTAGATGCTCAAAGAAAGATATCATCACAGTTAGACGAGATAATAAAAGAGTTGAATCCACAAGATGGCATAATTGTTTATGATAGCCCAGAAGACGCTAAGGCATTACCCATAATACAATCTAGGTTGAAAATTTCTGGAGTACAAAGAGTTATAGTAGAGCAACATAGAGGTGTGGAAGAGACTTATATCCTTTTAGGTAAATATCTTAGAAAGATCTTAAACGAACCGAGATATTCAAGGATTTTTTTAGGAGTGCCGGGCGGAATACTTTTTGCCGTAGGAATTCTGGAGGTCTTAGGTTTAATTTCGTATATAGTACCAGTTATCACTATTCTTATTGGCAGCGCTATGATAATTAGGGGATTCAGCTTAGACGATATGATGGAAAAGTGGTGGGAAAACTCTACAATAATGGTAATAGCGGCATTACTTTCTTCAATATCTTTTGCAATATCTCTTATTAATGGGTATTTTACATTTATTTCTATTAAAGGCAATAGTATATATGTAGTTTCTACAGTCATCTCTTCTATGTTACCGTATATTACGTTTAGCGTTTTAATATTACTGGGAGCTAAGGCGCTATCGAGTGCATTAGATAAAAGTATAAAATTGTTTCATGAAATTATAAAAATTAGTGCAATAATAATTTCATATTATATTATAACAGATGTATTAAAAAACTTGGAAGAAGGAATTTATATAATTCAATTCCAGTCATTTTATACTTTAACAATTTCCTCAATGATATTAATTTTTGCTTACATACTGCTCAATTTAATGGAAAAATACAAATTTAATTCAGCTTAA
- a CDS encoding DUF5622 domain-containing protein, producing MLKHNKYVYVDTGKYFIKVRVLKNRDENSPDSYIVIGRNIRKPRNALVKKLEDLPIEVRDKVGKLS from the coding sequence ATGCTAAAGCATAATAAATACGTTTACGTGGACACAGGAAAATATTTCATAAAAGTAAGAGTTCTAAAAAATAGGGATGAGAATTCTCCAGACTCATATATAGTAATAGGAAGGAATATTAGAAAACCTAGAAATGCACTAGTTAAAAAACTAGAAGATTTACCTATAGAAGTTAGAGATAAAGTCGGTAAATTAAGCTGA
- a CDS encoding cytidylyltransferase family protein: MSSLKDRVIKYIKGMNDRLSKINIQEYQKIIDLARQYTEDAKYYLDKGDVETAIVDIAYAEGLLDAILISTNKDPDSDISKKVFVGGTFDIIHPGHIEFLREASRLGRVYVSVARDKNSEKIKGRKPINDEEQRLEVVKNIRYVYDAFLGDEKDFIKSVERVKPDIIFLGPDQHVNIEEFKKDLEKRGINAEIVRMPERVNKWKHSSTTSIINEIISRYCKS, encoded by the coding sequence ATGTCTTCGCTAAAAGATAGAGTAATTAAATATATTAAAGGAATGAACGATAGATTATCAAAAATTAACATACAAGAATATCAGAAGATTATAGATTTAGCTAGACAGTACACTGAAGACGCTAAATATTATTTGGATAAGGGCGACGTAGAGACTGCAATAGTGGATATTGCATATGCGGAAGGCTTATTGGATGCAATACTTATCAGTACTAATAAGGATCCAGATTCTGATATATCAAAAAAGGTGTTTGTAGGTGGAACGTTTGATATAATACATCCAGGTCACATAGAATTCTTAAGAGAAGCTTCAAGATTAGGAAGAGTTTACGTATCTGTAGCTAGAGATAAGAATTCTGAAAAAATTAAGGGAAGAAAACCTATAAACGATGAAGAGCAGAGACTGGAAGTTGTAAAAAATATTAGATATGTTTATGATGCATTTTTAGGGGATGAGAAGGACTTTATCAAGAGCGTTGAAAGAGTTAAACCAGATATAATTTTCCTAGGTCCAGATCAACATGTCAATATAGAGGAATTTAAGAAGGACTTAGAAAAAAGGGGTATAAATGCTGAAATAGTTAGGATGCCAGAAAGGGTAAATAAATGGAAACATAGTAGTACTACTTCGATAATAAACGAGATTATATCCAGATATTGTAAATCTTAA
- the dph5 gene encoding diphthine synthase, whose amino-acid sequence MLYFIGLGLAKKFLTQASIDVMKKVDVLYLDSYTSLSCDINKDYLEKLLQRQIILADRNVLENNSRDIMKLLGEGKSVGIATVGDPMIATTHVSLATEAKSKGYNIFVVPGISVHCYIISKSMLSSYKFGRSVTVVYPYNGIIDTTPYEVIKDNSSRGLHTILYLDLKEGKPMAASDAISLLLKMEGIKKEGIITPDMQIIVGQRLGCEDEEVKALTVSEAIEYKYKDPPHIIIVPSRNLHYMEVEALKCLR is encoded by the coding sequence ATGCTCTACTTTATAGGCTTAGGTTTGGCTAAAAAATTTCTTACTCAAGCTTCAATAGACGTAATGAAAAAAGTTGATGTTTTATATCTTGATTCTTATACTTCTCTTTCTTGTGATATAAATAAAGACTATCTAGAAAAATTATTACAAAGGCAGATTATTCTTGCAGATAGGAATGTTCTTGAAAACAATTCAAGGGACATAATGAAACTCTTAGGTGAAGGCAAATCTGTAGGCATAGCTACTGTAGGAGATCCAATGATAGCAACAACTCACGTGAGTTTAGCTACAGAGGCAAAATCTAAAGGATATAATATATTTGTAGTTCCTGGAATTTCGGTACATTGTTATATAATTTCAAAATCTATGTTATCTTCATATAAATTCGGTAGATCTGTTACAGTTGTATATCCATATAATGGAATTATTGATACTACTCCTTATGAGGTTATAAAGGATAACTCTTCTAGAGGACTCCATACAATTCTTTATCTAGATTTGAAAGAAGGAAAGCCTATGGCTGCAAGCGATGCAATTTCGCTCCTATTAAAAATGGAAGGAATAAAAAAGGAAGGGATTATAACGCCAGATATGCAGATAATTGTGGGCCAAAGATTAGGCTGCGAGGATGAGGAAGTTAAAGCTTTAACAGTAAGCGAAGCAATAGAATATAAATATAAAGATCCACCTCACATTATAATTGTTCCGTCTAGAAATCTTCATTATATGGAGGTTGAAGCTTTGAAATGTCTTCGCTAA
- a CDS encoding DUF61 family protein: MFDKILELGLKEIFGSSPAERVTLREALDGKNKIKLNNGFYHELNLNEVKDFSSKVPLYLWSLIKLPILIIKLPEPGQFSLEGSEWDKKAVSLILNRKEEDKTILNTVDVESLLRQYKTLIFITLSSNILFSANSEFDEGI, from the coding sequence ATGTTTGATAAAATCTTAGAACTCGGTTTAAAGGAAATTTTTGGAAGCTCTCCTGCAGAGAGAGTTACTTTAAGAGAAGCACTTGATGGAAAAAATAAGATTAAATTAAATAACGGTTTTTATCATGAGTTAAACTTGAATGAAGTTAAGGATTTTTCTTCTAAAGTTCCCCTTTATTTATGGTCGTTGATCAAGCTTCCTATATTAATTATAAAATTGCCTGAACCAGGACAGTTCTCTTTGGAAGGTTCTGAGTGGGATAAAAAGGCGGTTAGTTTAATCTTAAATAGGAAGGAAGAAGATAAGACTATTTTAAATACTGTAGATGTAGAGAGCTTATTAAGGCAATATAAAACATTAATCTTTATAACTCTCAGTAGTAATATATTGTTTTCAGCTAATAGTGAATTTGATGAAGGAATCTAA
- a CDS encoding winged helix-turn-helix domain-containing protein translates to MESNISSYENLIQEKILEKGNEGISQQELARSVGLSTRELSMIVKKLIEKKLVVKKTVKENGKSVVKLFAIKSQSINNDIYINLDNIKDIPCFSCKLLYKCNNGAHVNPGSCNKLSEWILYLVG, encoded by the coding sequence ATGGAATCAAATATATCAAGTTATGAGAATTTAATACAAGAAAAGATACTAGAAAAAGGTAATGAAGGTATATCACAACAAGAATTAGCTAGATCTGTAGGTTTATCTACAAGAGAATTAAGCATGATTGTTAAAAAACTTATTGAAAAGAAACTCGTTGTTAAAAAAACAGTGAAAGAGAATGGGAAGAGTGTAGTGAAGCTCTTTGCAATTAAGTCCCAGTCAATTAATAATGATATTTATATAAATTTAGATAATATTAAAGATATCCCGTGCTTCTCTTGTAAGCTTCTTTATAAGTGTAATAATGGGGCACATGTAAATCCCGGATCTTGCAATAAATTATCTGAATGGATACTATACCTTGTTGGATAA
- a CDS encoding metallophosphoesterase — MIEIEKGVYIEGDIPAVYIKSIDTAVISDVHIGYEEEMARKGIFLPRVQKKKFLDVVNKVVKEFNTYNIIVDGDFKHIFNGLGRQEKEDLISALSQIKDLGIKLTLIRGNHDNYISLVTDKFDIEIRDELQVDNMIIFHGHKDVEPRENTIYIIGHEHPRISLRDKLGFSRKLQAFLIVPLKNGSKVLILPSIGSYQAGNDISLIHNNYMSPIVRNYGILEEAKPYVIIEGEGIMEFPKLELLKNIVV, encoded by the coding sequence ATGATTGAAATCGAGAAGGGGGTTTACATTGAAGGAGATATACCAGCAGTATACATTAAAAGTATTGATACTGCAGTAATTTCAGATGTTCATATAGGTTATGAAGAAGAAATGGCTAGGAAAGGAATTTTTTTACCTAGAGTACAGAAGAAAAAATTTTTAGATGTTGTAAATAAAGTAGTTAAAGAATTTAATACATATAATATAATAGTTGATGGAGATTTTAAACATATATTCAATGGACTAGGAAGACAAGAAAAGGAAGATTTGATTTCTGCACTTTCTCAAATAAAAGACCTAGGAATTAAGTTAACATTGATAAGAGGAAACCATGATAACTACATTTCTCTAGTAACAGATAAGTTTGATATAGAAATAAGAGATGAATTACAAGTCGATAACATGATAATTTTTCATGGGCATAAAGATGTAGAACCTAGAGAGAACACTATTTATATAATAGGACATGAACATCCTAGAATCTCCCTTAGAGATAAATTAGGTTTCTCAAGGAAACTACAAGCATTTTTAATTGTACCTTTAAAAAATGGATCAAAAGTTTTAATCTTACCCTCTATCGGAAGTTATCAAGCGGGTAATGATATTTCATTAATTCATAATAATTATATGAGCCCGATAGTAAGGAATTATGGTATTTTAGAGGAAGCTAAGCCTTATGTGATAATTGAAGGAGAAGGGATAATGGAGTTCCCAAAATTAGAGCTTTTAAAGAATATTGTAGTTTAA
- a CDS encoding C/D box methylation guide ribonucleoprotein complex aNOP56 subunit (functions along with aFIB and aL7a; guides 2'-O-methylation of ribose to specific sites in RNAs) — MKLYLVEHAIGTFAFDEDGKLVDYVLNPKDIGKLVETLLNHEKGEPFPSTLELISKLNPGEVIVENEAEIPKLKVKASAVLNHKAAKLFRSSIVKYALDSKFASSEDDLYAFLYQLSFEYTRRKLRTAAEKRDLLAIQAVRAMDDIDKSINLFSERLREWYSLHFPELDKMLEDHETYAKIVSTFGYRDNITLEGLKSINVDEKQAKKILDAASKSIGADISEDDINSIKQLSDAILSLFNIRNSLADYVDSVMKEVAPNITALVGANLGARLLSLAGSLEEFSKMPASTIQVLGAEKALFRALRSGSRPPKHGVIFQFPAIHGAPRWQRGKIARALAAKLAIAARVDNYSGRFIGDQLVEQLNKRVEEIKTKYAQPPPRKAQPQAPKTKNFKKGRGGGGKRNRGKKGRR; from the coding sequence ATGAAGTTATACTTAGTTGAGCATGCTATAGGTACATTTGCGTTCGATGAAGACGGAAAATTAGTTGATTATGTGCTTAATCCAAAGGATATCGGTAAACTAGTTGAGACTCTTTTAAATCATGAGAAAGGAGAACCTTTTCCTTCAACTTTAGAGTTAATATCTAAACTTAATCCAGGTGAAGTAATTGTAGAGAATGAGGCCGAAATTCCGAAACTTAAAGTAAAAGCGTCGGCTGTTTTAAATCATAAAGCAGCCAAGTTATTTAGATCTTCAATAGTAAAATACGCTTTAGATTCTAAGTTTGCATCTTCCGAGGATGACTTGTACGCTTTTCTTTACCAGCTTTCCTTTGAATACACTAGGAGGAAATTAAGGACTGCTGCTGAGAAAAGGGATTTACTAGCAATACAAGCAGTTAGGGCTATGGATGATATTGATAAATCAATAAACCTCTTCTCAGAAAGGTTAAGGGAATGGTATAGTTTACACTTCCCAGAATTAGATAAAATGTTGGAAGATCATGAAACTTATGCTAAAATAGTTTCAACTTTCGGTTATAGAGATAATATAACTTTAGAAGGATTAAAGAGCATAAATGTAGATGAGAAGCAAGCTAAGAAAATACTCGATGCTGCAAGTAAAAGTATAGGAGCAGATATATCAGAAGATGATATAAATTCAATAAAGCAACTTTCTGATGCAATATTATCATTATTTAATATCCGTAATAGTTTAGCAGATTATGTAGACTCAGTAATGAAAGAAGTTGCGCCAAATATTACTGCATTAGTAGGAGCAAATCTAGGAGCAAGATTATTGAGTTTAGCAGGAAGTTTAGAGGAATTCTCAAAAATGCCTGCAAGTACTATTCAAGTCTTGGGTGCAGAAAAAGCTTTATTTAGAGCTTTAAGATCGGGAAGTAGGCCTCCAAAGCACGGTGTTATATTTCAGTTTCCTGCAATTCATGGAGCCCCGAGGTGGCAGAGAGGAAAAATTGCAAGGGCTTTAGCAGCAAAGTTAGCAATAGCTGCTAGAGTTGATAATTACAGTGGTAGATTTATAGGAGATCAATTAGTGGAACAGTTAAATAAGAGAGTAGAAGAGATAAAAACTAAATACGCGCAACCTCCTCCAAGAAAAGCGCAACCTCAAGCACCAAAGACAAAGAACTTTAAGAAAGGTAGAGGAGGTGGCGGTAAGAGGAATAGAGGTAAGAAAGGTAGAAGGTGA
- a CDS encoding fibrillarin-like rRNA/tRNA 2'-O-methyltransferase gives MSESIKTVKETKMENVFECEYEDGTTRLCTKNLAPGYSVYGERLIKYNGVEYREWNAFRSKLAGAILKGLKENPVKKGVKVLYLGAASGTTPSHVSDIVEKEGKVYGVEFSPRVVRELILVAQRRPNLFPILADARFPQSYMPLVENTDVLYVDIAQPDQTDIAIYNAKIFLKEDGNLLLAIKARSIDVTRNPEDIFKEEASKLEKNNFEVRQVINLDPYDKDHAMVLARFKG, from the coding sequence ATGTCTGAAAGTATAAAAACCGTAAAAGAAACTAAAATGGAGAATGTATTTGAATGTGAATACGAAGACGGAACTACTAGGTTATGTACTAAAAATCTTGCTCCAGGATATTCAGTTTACGGAGAGAGATTAATTAAATATAACGGAGTAGAATATAGGGAATGGAATGCCTTTAGGAGCAAGCTTGCAGGAGCTATATTAAAGGGATTAAAAGAAAATCCTGTTAAAAAAGGAGTGAAAGTATTATATTTAGGTGCAGCGTCTGGGACTACACCTAGTCATGTTTCAGACATAGTAGAGAAGGAAGGTAAAGTTTATGGAGTAGAATTTTCACCTAGAGTCGTGAGGGAGCTTATATTAGTTGCTCAAAGAAGACCTAATTTATTTCCAATATTAGCAGATGCAAGATTTCCTCAAAGCTATATGCCATTAGTCGAGAATACGGATGTGCTTTATGTAGATATTGCACAACCTGATCAGACAGATATAGCAATTTATAATGCTAAAATATTCTTGAAAGAAGATGGCAATTTACTCTTAGCCATAAAAGCAAGAAGCATTGATGTTACAAGAAATCCGGAAGATATATTCAAGGAGGAGGCATCTAAACTTGAAAAGAACAATTTTGAAGTTAGACAAGTAATAAATCTAGACCCTTATGATAAAGACCATGCAATGGTTTTAGCGAGGTTTAAGGGATAA
- a CDS encoding transcription initiation factor IIB family protein, whose translation MRCPVCSSEDIRYDTERGQYICANCGAVLEDEVIDQGPEWRAYNYQDRLERERIGSPLTLKVHDQGLSTRIGYDKVKDRIKLMKMQKLQNRIRVSSKDKKLVTYLSMLNSEASKLDLPEHVKETAAFILRRLVENGLAKRIDSYALVAAVLYYSCQVNNIPRYLQEIKTRYSLSSSELWKALERVHKVSKQLQSFKPKIKPVEYIPKIVEKLSLPQLVATKSAEVVNIMYKSGLTSGKGYLALSAAAVYLVSTLMDVKKTQKEIADSLNITEVTIRNRYKEIIKNFDIEVSL comes from the coding sequence ATGAGGTGCCCAGTTTGTTCTTCTGAAGATATAAGATATGATACAGAAAGAGGACAATACATATGCGCTAACTGTGGAGCAGTACTGGAAGATGAGGTAATAGACCAAGGACCTGAATGGAGAGCTTACAATTACCAAGATAGATTAGAAAGAGAAAGAATAGGTTCTCCGTTAACTTTGAAAGTTCATGATCAAGGACTCTCGACTAGAATAGGCTATGATAAAGTGAAAGATAGAATAAAATTAATGAAAATGCAAAAATTACAAAATAGGATTAGAGTCTCGTCTAAAGATAAGAAACTAGTTACATATCTTTCAATGCTTAATAGCGAAGCATCGAAGCTAGATTTGCCAGAACACGTAAAGGAGACTGCCGCATTCATACTGAGAAGGCTAGTTGAAAATGGTCTGGCAAAAAGAATAGATTCTTATGCGTTGGTTGCTGCGGTGCTTTATTATTCGTGCCAAGTAAATAACATACCCAGATACTTGCAAGAGATTAAAACTAGGTATTCTCTCTCTTCTAGCGAATTATGGAAAGCCTTAGAAAGAGTTCATAAAGTATCAAAGCAATTACAGAGCTTTAAGCCTAAAATTAAACCAGTAGAATATATTCCAAAGATCGTGGAAAAACTTAGTTTACCGCAACTTGTAGCTACTAAGTCTGCGGAGGTAGTAAATATTATGTACAAGAGTGGTTTAACTAGTGGGAAAGGTTATTTAGCATTAAGCGCCGCTGCAGTATACTTAGTAAGCACTTTAATGGATGTTAAAAAGACGCAGAAGGAAATAGCTGACTCTTTAAATATTACAGAAGTAACAATAAGAAACAGATATAAAGAAATTATCAAAAATTTCGATATTGAAGTAAGTTTATAA
- a CDS encoding helix-turn-helix domain-containing protein, producing the protein MKESKMAIKINDVIRILEDEGLNYTIINYPEKNRKSIDIIVEFKKGSKTRKKLVVKTSSDKIGKDEITDLKNFSSLTESVPLIITDETEEDIAIEKDKVIGLSLFGFERLLEGDKIFVYRTRGGMFVKIRPDILRQKMREMNYSMGDVAKMLGVSRKTIYDYENGDSDVSIEIAERLIDIFGPEIIGDVCETYRVDDTVIVDKDHKLISILESEGFKVATLKFTAIDIIASNNSKKLIVALESRNPENSIKKIQEANKIAEEFNLNMIVISKSNSRARELEKDGFKVYLDQNLDDLKYEINGD; encoded by the coding sequence ATGAAGGAATCTAAAATGGCTATTAAGATTAACGATGTTATTAGGATATTAGAAGATGAAGGTCTGAATTATACTATTATAAATTATCCAGAGAAAAATAGGAAATCTATAGATATAATAGTAGAGTTTAAGAAAGGCTCTAAAACAAGGAAGAAATTGGTAGTTAAAACTTCCTCAGATAAGATAGGAAAAGACGAAATAACTGATTTAAAGAATTTCTCTTCTCTTACTGAAAGCGTTCCTTTAATAATTACTGATGAGACAGAAGAAGATATAGCCATAGAGAAAGATAAAGTAATAGGTTTATCATTATTTGGATTCGAAAGATTATTGGAAGGAGATAAGATATTCGTTTATAGGACTCGAGGAGGAATGTTTGTTAAAATAAGGCCAGACATATTAAGGCAAAAAATGAGAGAAATGAATTATAGTATGGGAGACGTTGCAAAGATGCTAGGAGTATCTAGGAAAACTATTTACGATTATGAGAACGGAGATTCTGACGTATCAATTGAGATTGCCGAGAGACTTATAGACATTTTCGGCCCAGAAATCATAGGCGATGTTTGTGAAACTTATCGTGTTGATGATACCGTCATTGTAGATAAGGATCATAAACTAATAAGCATTTTAGAATCTGAAGGGTTCAAAGTTGCTACACTTAAATTCACTGCAATTGACATAATAGCTTCAAATAACTCAAAGAAACTAATAGTAGCTTTAGAATCAAGAAACCCAGAGAATTCTATAAAAAAGATTCAAGAAGCAAATAAAATAGCAGAAGAATTTAACTTAAACATGATAGTTATTTCCAAGTCTAACAGTAGAGCTAGAGAATTAGAAAAAGATGGCTTCAAAGTATATTTAGATCAGAATTTAGATGACTTGAAATATGAGATTAATGGAGATTGA